Genomic DNA from Prunus persica cultivar Lovell chromosome G1, Prunus_persica_NCBIv2, whole genome shotgun sequence:
TTTCACACATGGGCAAATCtactctgataccatgaaggaagttgaagtTCCACTTAAAATCAACTGGCAAATGGGGGAGTAACCTAACTTCTTATGCATCCTTTTAGAGCAAGTCCACCAAGGAGCCcgagcttgaggctaaagggGGGCTGCGCGAAAAACCCAGTTCTAGTGGGCCACTTTTGCCGGAGCTGGCTGTGGGACCCACGAAGACGGACTTGCCCGAAAGCAAGTTTCGTCCGAGCTCGAGCCCAAGGGGAAGattgtaatgacccaaatctaaaattcatatttaattagtaatttattatgcggaaagacaattttgcccttggactaaattatgaactcaaagttgactttttgaccgaaaagaaatttgacaattccacatacaccgttgcgtagagcacgacgaaacgagttcgtagacacgaagtgagctcgaatcggaattttaacgaagaaaatacgagtAAAATATCacaaagggcaaaatggtaatttaaaaaatcagattttataaaaaaacctcagcttctctctctctctctctctctctctctctctctctccctctcccgcTGTCCTCCAGTCGTCACCTTCCAAGCACCATAACTCACACCACCGACCACCTATGCACCTGCCGTCGGCTCCAACAGAACCAGCTCGGTTCCGTCTTCAAGCCCCAACCACTCTCCGCTGCCAGCCGTCGCTGTAGTCGCCGGAATCCGTCCAAAAACGGGTcggttttgtcaaaacttcaaaccgttcgttctccttcaattctcctccaaatttgtcgagtaaggtatggatttctacctattttccatgctctagctgatggttgggtaggtttgcgTTGATTTTCACCGTAGCTAGCTCAGTTTTCAAATTGGACATTCGGCCGACTTTTGtcctccgtgttcggccacttccggtcagtttttggggttggtccaagaacaaaagtggttccaaatatggtgttatacctaggataggagtttggagccttgtttttgagattttccggcgatgcgttatcgctttggacactcatcgctgccggcgcgtgcggcggagcgtgggcgagggtggtgccGTGACACTGTGTTCTGATGCAATCCTTAggtcgtcacgagcgcataggaattcgcggatctaaATTTGGATACCATTtaagcctcgaacggattttccatattgtgcgattaccgggttcaatactgttgagccgttggatcgtcgTCAATTgtagatatgttactctagataaTGTTAGAAatgtgtaggattcgacggattgtgaatcgaaGACCCGGATACTTCGAAATCACGAACCcaagggctagggtttagaaattatgagattacacgatcgtgagtaatccgaccgtccgatcgacaccaataccctcgggacatgtgtcctagacatattggaccttctagcggcttccggatcatattgtgaggtcatggacccgtggggttccggattgactttttggactttagcgcctttttgagtcccaagatatcgctaaactatcccacgtggaaggaaagctgttatgggcataggaatcactttaaattgacgcacgtactgttaggagccgggggtagggtttttaatttaatactatattgtattaatagaatattatggtcattgaatcaggcacccgggcaccagttgacccgcaggagggaccttcaagaggtccagcgagctcagactatcaatgagtggactctttgttttaataaatgaatttaagcagtttagtttcagttatcagctgttttattctgttaaatattttatgttgcatgctgccgagtgaaatctcctttaaagaatagagaaaaagatattctcgttaattatccaacagttttgcttcagaaactttatattttcttaaaccaccttgtacccagttattaaatgttgacttcggattatatttgttgccttcggtttagtcggcatgcttgacagttgccccacgagttccttggtactcgaactcgtgtggagcgagtaatgcggataaaggtggactacggtcccctgaatcctgcgagttgcggctcggactgacttcgtgtcattgagacctgcgagtatgtgtcacccatggtgatgcaaggaattgacggatataaggaattgacggaaataagggtacacctaggtgatagtttaaactgttttcaaatgtatataattatatacatgcattgatttcagaaataaagaaaataagctagtttgtataactgtttttacagtggggttagtatgttcatatggtattttctaaactttgtttttgggtccactcaccctttttgttgttttgcgcccccaaacagtagacgtgcacaggaatctaccaccgggccacttcccatcttccgcgcctttcttctgatgtaggatttgtattttgCACAAAGattcactcctttgtaaattcgtagtagtcgctctgatgttttgctcTAGATTGACACTTGacctgttggaatgtatatatacgtatgctggcagttggttgtatatatatatacttgttttgacaggtgtaaagattttggtattgagccagatACAAAAGAAACTCTgtcggtttttcggtagaagtcaacctttgtattttttttttatcatgttttgtatggaagggcaaataggtcatttgtgcccgacattcaccaggtgtcggacacgcacagggtctggctcggattccaaagtggaatttggatcgggtcctatCAAAGATGACGTCATTGCGTAGTTCAAATTttacggtaaaaaaaaaaaatttgaacccgcatgcgctgacgtcagctctGTGCTTTTCCAACGGCTAGAAGACACGTGTCGTAGCCTGGGCGCtccgatctgcttctcctcttccaatccaacggctggcctttttttggcaataaaattatgaaaaaaatttgaaagtttttttaaaaaataccaaaaaattctgaattttttttttctataaatacctatcaatacccttcactttcaacaccaatcctcatacattttcttctacttctacaattattcactctttactcaacattttattctctttcaaattgtatttttatttcttatccttatggcttcttctatcgaaaccggaggggcgtggagcaccatggaagatgttttctTGTCCGAGTCTTGGgtccaaattaatttttgtctCGTGTCAGgtaatgagatgaaattttgtcatatgtgaaaaaaaaattcatgccgaattttgtgaaaaaattccggggtcGACTCGTATAAAAATTGCATTGTCTAGTACGTGGAAAATtctgaataaagagttggcAAAATAGAGAGATGTCTTGGCAAAAGCGAGGGACAACCGTAGAAGGGGGGAAATCTTAGTAGTGTGgtaaatattttgtaattttcgttttgttaagtttaatgtcctaatatatatatatatttttaatgttttttgcattttcaatattttgttaatatttcttgcattttcaatattttgttaatatttcttgcatttccaattgtttcttaatatttgttgcacatccaatatatttgtaaggttaattgcattttcattatttttttatgttacttgcatatccaatatattttaaatatttcttgcattttcattttttttttttggttaatagATGATTCAAGCACAGACGTGGTTTGGTGCAATTGGGTAAGgcaaaaaaactttcaaccatcatgaatgttgggagctGGTGAAAAATTGCAAATGCTTCAGAATTATTCTCACGGGCCCGCCGTTAtgttaaacgagacgccactccaTGATTCAAggacatcggattcacctctcggttctcctatgagtcaagacttACCCATCGAAAATGAGCAGAGAGTCATTGGCCAAAAGGCTgcgaaagagaagaaaaggagtaATTCTAGCAGTAATACATcaaaatttttggaggaaattgcaaggcagaGCGccataagaattgaaatggagcggAAACACCAAGAGAACGAGATGGCATTTCGAGCAAAATTTGTACAAGAAAGGGAGTTTTTGGGCAAAGAACTCATTGACAAGAAGGATCGgaaaaccatggccatggatacaagtcatatgtcccttgaaacaaaataattttagaaGCTAGAatgaagggatgttatgagaagaagactttttcgtgacgatggacctagcaacacggattggttaaatgatcaaaaccattaaattagttggcgtaccttttatttttttgcatttttcatgttttgtgttaaagttgttgtaattcatgtattttattttagtagtagtaattcttaatgacttgtattggctttctttatttaataaacaaagcattcaataaaatacctttttattcaacatattccatacatcaaacaaaacataattaaaaggaaaaaccataaccaaagcataataaaaaaaataaaaaaaaactacaaccaaagcacaataataaaaacaaaccacaaccaaaccataaaaaataaaaaaaataaaacacaaccaaaccataactaaataaaacctaaccaaagcatctatgctccatcattcACTGTTATTGCCTTTCACCAcccatagatgctccatcaagtcaagttgacgcatttcatgaatatacgaagattgcatctGTGTATATCGATCTACCATACGGGTCATGAAACGACCATCCTTAACCAACGAATTCGGCTGAAATATTTCTCCACTTGGccccatgggcctttcataaattcaTGTCAAGGCCGTGTTCATGGGATCCGGTTCGCATACCTCTGCAGTATcgtaatcatactcatcctccacaataatattatggaggatgatgcaagtcatcataatacttCTCAGGACCTCTTCATCAAACATACGCACCGCACCTTGAATAATCGACCACCGAGCTTGGAggatgccaaaacacctttcgatGTCTTTCATGTATCCTTCTTGATAggaagcaaataatttttgcttctgggatcggggattcgAAATGGATTTGATAAATGTGGTCCACCTCGAGTAGATGCCGTCAACTAGATAATACCTCATCTGGTAGACTGTATTGTTGATTTAATAGGTGATATTCGGGTCTTGACCTCTCAAAACATCGTTGAAaaccggggattgacccagcacgttgaggtcattttgAGATTCGgcaactccaaagaaggcatgccaaacctaTGTATCGAAGCCAGCAACGGCTTCAaagatgatacttttttggccttttctatttccgtaatCTCATTGCCAAGCAGTtaggcaattcttccattgtcAGTGCATGCAGTTGATGCAACCAATCATTCCTGAAAATTctcgagcttcggctttttgtagaagccgttGGAGGTCCCTTGGAGTAGGTCTGcgcaggtagtccctagtgTACAAAGTTTCGACTACAgcacaaaatcttaccaaggcctccaacgtagtggacttcTTCATCCAGGCAATCTCATCCAtctgatcagcagatgaaccatacgccaacattcgtataacagctgtaagcttttACTCCGAAAGAAGTCCCAAAACCCCTGCaacatcacacttttgaacaaagtatgcatcataattgcaaatatcatgcatgactttattgaataaatggggttgcattctatatcaccttcgaaaatcaacatcagagtaccACGGCCGAGAATGCCTTTgcaaaataatcttccaaaagattcttacctcGAGAATGCCTGTGTCTGTCTACATTCGGGCCACGGTCGACTTGTGAACTACGAcggcgaccttggttctcttcatcaagcaaagccactgctatgacaacttgttcatcttcttctctttgcAACCTTTGCCTTTCATCTCATATACGGCttctctcatttgtttctcgctcttgcctctccaagcatctcctcaaatcttccattgagaatggagtatgaaatctaaactctaagaaataaaaatatagaaaagatgtggtgtgagaggtatgagctgagcttctggttttatagaaaattttggccaGATAGAGATGCCATATGGCTTGATTTGAtaggatgaaaatcttatctgaaatttgaaattcatccgaaatttaaattttgaaatttatctgaaatttgagttttgaaattcatccgaaatttggacccaaaaatattatccggaaattttatccgattatgagatatgaatagtcttgacacgtaggaacccgaaaatcttatccgaaaatattatccaaattaattattgaggtaaaaaaaatttgtgaaaaaaaatataaaaaaatgaatactaattgccctttgccatggcaacagGTGGAAACACACAATGCTTTTTACAaaggcaaccactattcacgtgaatagtggctgccctagccccccttgccatggcaaagggcaaatgggtgaaGTTGCTCTTAGAGCAGCTCCACCCCTGCACCCAAACAGGGCAAAAGGCCCCCTTGGCAAGCCCAAACAGCCTCCAACGTGAAAGACCAGGCTCGAGCAAGAGCTGGTTCCCACCAGCCCAGGCAAGCCCAAGGGCAGGTTTCGCTTGGGCTTCAGCCTGAGGGCTGTGATGTCAGCGCACggtaattcaaattttttttaccgttggcgcgtgaagtaaaaaaatttgacttcaGCACTGACAAAATCCAACGGGTATGTGCCACGTGTTGCAACCGGGACGCTCCGATCgatttttttccagaaatccgAAGGTCATcgttttttttggtaaaaaaatctaaaaaattatgtatttttttcctataaatacctaaccattttatttactttccacaccaaatcttcatacaatttcttctccatccaatattttttactctccactcacattattcacttttcacaccaattctccatgcaaactcttctccttccaatatgttctactctccactcacattattcacttttcactgacatgggacacgtggcacaattttagagggtaaaaatcttatctgaaatctgagattatactttttttttaatgaatatccgaaaattttatctggaataagacacgtggcaactgagattctcatccgaaaatcttttctgaaaaataatggacacgtgacaaccaaaaatcttatctgaaaattaattacaaaaaattatcaaaattaatggtttaaagtataaaaaaaataggaaataaagtacaatgaatagtatttgcctcAGACTTAGCCCTCATGGATGGAACCACAAATGACAAGGCTGACATTATTTACGTGAATAGTGACAGCCATTGCTTGCCCTTACCCTAGACTTATTCTTTATGGGTGAAGATGCTCTTAggatttgtttagtttttcaatatGAGACAATTTCactttcacattctcacagCCTGCACAACTCAAAGGAGCAAGAGAAAATCAATTTGAACCATCATAATCTGGATAATCAAGTCTGCATatcctcttttttttggggataaTCAAGTCTGCAAAACCAAGGAACaggttcttttttttatttttggtaatcTAGTCTGCTGCATAAATCAAGTGGAATCAAAACGAAGGGCATCGATCTGGATATGGGGGAGTttgaagagagaaaggagggAGGCTTCAATGGCGGCAAGGAGAGGACGTAGACTTTGCTGATGGCGAGGTGGGTGGCTGGGGCCTCGACTGGCTGATGTGTTTCTTTAAATTGCTTAgttgtttcttatttttcttagagCTAACAGTGTTAAATTGATGTTAGTggtttgaccaaaaaatatataaatgtttAGTGGAAGTACGCATGTCAACATTTTAGGTAGGGGACCGAGGGGTACAGAGAACGTCTCTAGGATTCATATTCTTACTACCCAAATTCGCACGAAAGCTTATCAAAGTCTAATTTCCACtaccaattttcttttactttttaataaaatataacaaaataaaaagtgctAAATACCATTCGAATTAACACGTGTATTCCGAAAAAAGGGGCTTTGTGTGTTTGGTTACATGATCTAGAAGCCAAAGCAGAGGAAAAATCATTCACCAACTGCTTTAAATTACATTGACTTATAATGATGTGATTTAGTTAATCGCAATAAAAGGTGTTATGTTATGTGATGAAtcttttattgcaattttaaTAGGCTAATCATAGGATGGGCCCACATGTTaagtaaaaatagaaaaaatacaGCAATTAATGGATTATGTCATTAAGAACATCTACAatggttgttttatttttcaacgCATTAGTTCAATGCAATAGAAAAAATACGGTAATTAACTATTGATCTAAAGCTATTGAACAATACCATTGTAAATAAAACTGTAgttcaattcaatatataccaaaataattgaattattgCATTGAACaaccattgtggatgctctaagtAATGCTGACATGGCAGTGGCTTGAGCTGGAATTTGTAGGGGTCAGTCGCTCTGGACTTCTTTGATTATCACTTTTTCCCCATCTTTatacttttaattttgtgtatttattgtCAGCTTCCAAAATAAGaacagtaaaaagaaaaatggcatAAAAATTGGAATGGAAAGGGAAATTACTTGGACTTGTCTATTTGATGTTTTAACAGTTGAATGAATCTTTGCCTTGTATTACTTTTCTCTTGAAATTTCTTTTGTGCTGTTATTCTTCCTTTGTTTATTGGATGAATAAAATCTTAAACATTCAGAAACACAAGCGCACATGGAAAAGCACCGATATTTTATCATCAACCCAAtcaaatctttctttcttaaagtTCGTTTTTACATAATCATAACAACAAGACAAAGAACATCCCAAATCCTAAGTTATGTAGAGAAGCTCCTCTACCTTATGTTTCCTGAGATAATTTCACGGGGACAAGGTGGAGAACAGTTTTCTTAGAGATGGTGAGGGCAAGGCCAGTAGCTTCTTCCATGCTGATATCTTCCTCCTTCATCCCATTAGGCAATTTCCAATCAAACCAGTAGAGAAGATTTGCAAGTCCAAGCTCTACCGTTGTTGTTCCCATGTACATCCCAGGACAAATTCTTCGACCAGCTCCAAAtggcaaaaactcaaaatgctgCCCTTTATAATCAATGGAGCTGCCATCAAACCTTTCTGGGACGAACTCTTCTGGATCCTTCCAAGACTCAGGGTCTCGTGCAATTGCCCAGTCATTAACAAACACCAGTGTTTTCGGGTCGACATCATAACCTTGGATTTTGAAATGGGACATGGTTTCTCTTGGCAGAATCATTGGAGCTGGAGGATGCAGTCTGAAGGTCTCTTTGATTACCATCTTGAGGTATTGAAGCTCATCTGTATCTCCCTCAGTgacttttcctttgtttccaATGCATCTTCTGACTTCTTCTTGAGCTTTCTTCATTAGTTTCGGTTTCCTAGCTAGCTCTGCCATCGCCCACTCCATTGTAATTGCACTGGTATCTATTCCACCTAAAAACAAATTCTGATTTGCAAGTTTCAAAGTAAGTTTAATTATtccatcaaaatcaaacccaaaaaaaaaagtaagataATTTACAGCGCTTACCAAGAGAACTCCCTTGATGTTGTTATGACCAAGTTGAGCGGCTCCAAACCCAGTTTGCTCCCTCACTATCTTAAGCAGCACATCAACTATGTCTTCATGATCTTTCTCCACTTCCGTCCCAGCCCTGAGATGATCATCAATCACTTGCTGGAAAAGACCATCCAACTCACTCGAAATCCTATCGAACTCTTTATGCACCCCGGAAACCCTGTCTATAATCCACCCGATCCAAGACGGAAAGTAGTCGGCTCCAGACAAGCCTCCCAGCATGGCCTCAGTGTCATGGATCAACTCATGAATATTTTTAGCATGCTCAAATTTACTTCCTTTGAAAGTTGTCCCATAAGCAATCCTGAAAATTATACTGGCAGTGAAAGCAAACAGTTTCTCAGTAAGATCAACTGGAGAACCagaagatgaggaagaagagattgAATTGACCAATCTATCCACCTCTTCTTCCCTGACAGACCAATACGACTGGACCCTCTTCACGCTGAAGAGTTCAAGCACGCATATCTTTCTAATCTCTCTCCAGTATTCGCCATAAGGCGCAAATGCCACGTCTAGATAGTTGTATGTGAGCCTGCGGCAGCCGGCCGAGCTGGGTCTGCTGCAACAGTGGAGGTCGTTGGTTTTCAAGGCCTCTTTGGCTGCTTCAGCCGATGAGATCACGAGAGTCGGTACGCGGCCGAGATGGAGGAGCATGACTGGCCCGTACTTCTTGGAGAGCTGCCATAGAGATTGGTGAGGCGAGGAGCCAAGCTGATGCAAGTTGCCTATGAGGGGAAGCTTGGGAGGGCTTGGTGGATAGTGCTTTTGTGGGTTCTTATGTTGTTGCTTGTTCCTTTTGAGTAAAACAAgaagagggagaagaagaaatggaaggCACAGAATAAGTGGGGTGATGAGAGCCATTGGAGGGCTTTATCAGTTGTGTTTGTTTCTGTGAGAATTATTTCCTTGTTTCTTATGTAAAGCTAGCTAGCCAGACATAGTGCTGATTAGTCATAGTGCGACTAATATTGCTTATTAGTATTGCCAGACATGGCCAGACATAATGAAGGTCATTGTTATACGTATATTAATATTGCTGATTAGTCATATAGTGCGACTGGAATTTACCAACAGCAGGTAAGAAAATGGTAACTAGAGGACAAAAATTGGGATGTCTCTTTTGACGATGGCTTAAAAGGATGCCAATTGCCATCTTTTTGATTGATTGCATATTTAATTAGCACCACCATGATTTCGTTTTCGAGATTATTATGATGTTTGTTGTCCAATTGCAATGCAAGGCtacttttgaaaataaattaaaccaAATTCGTGTAGCCAATTTGTTTGAAAAGCGTATTCCAAATTGCAGTCCATATCCTTCATCCTTTGATTAGATCCAAATGCCGTAGAAAAGTCTAAATTGAAGAAGACAACCTGCATCACTAAtttatctctcttttttataaatacgATATCCAAATAAGTTTAAATTGTCTGCATTAGATCTCTcttaaattttaacaaaattgacacaTGTCAGTTAGATGAATAGGCATGCACTGCGAGCCAATGCTCAGCTTCCTTTCAATCGAGCACCAAATGCTCGCAACCTTGTTTAATGGATAAATATGTGAGCCAATGCTTGGTTGGAGCATGATCCATTCTATAGAAGTGAATGtgaactgaaaaaaaataaagaagatggAAGTGAGCTgggtttgaagaaaaaaaaagatggaagtGGCTGTCATGAGGGGGGTCCCATAAATGAAGATGATTGGAGAAAATTGTGAAGTTTGCATACGTTTTTGGAagatttttatcttttaacaAAGCGTATATCTGGTTCTCATTACATCACCTCTAACACTTACTTTGATGAGGTGACACAAACCAAGGATATGCTCTTGCAACAAATGGGCAGCAATGATGTTTTTCTTAGTTCCATGGctaagaaaatgaatgaaaaatttgaaaaatattgtAACATTGATGCTTTGAATCCAATTTTGATTGCTTCTATTGTGCTAGACCCTAGATATAAATTGGATTATGTGACGTTTTGGTATAGAAGTTACTTAGATAGTGATATTCTTCTAAGTGAGgatgaaaaagataaaaaagttGAGGATTGGGTTGAAAGATTCAAAAGTATGATGTCACGTCTTTATCTTCATTATAAGTCGGAAGCTACATCTTTAGATGATCAATCTGCAAATTCAGAGAGTGTTGTGGCTAATCAAGGTGGGAATCGATCCAAGAAGGAGATGTTTAGGagtaaattgaaaagaaaggaGCATGCAGATGCTAATAATGATCTGGACAAATACTTGAGTGATGGAATTGAGGATGAATCTCCAAACTTTGATGTATTGGT
This window encodes:
- the LOC18792118 gene encoding cytochrome P450 71B36; its protein translation is MALITPLILCLPFLLLPLLVLLKRNKQQHKNPQKHYPPSPPKLPLIGNLHQLGSSPHQSLWQLSKKYGPVMLLHLGRVPTLVISSAEAAKEALKTNDLHCCSRPSSAGCRRLTYNYLDVAFAPYGEYWREIRKICVLELFSVKRVQSYWSVREEEVDRLVNSISSSSSSGSPVDLTEKLFAFTASIIFRIAYGTTFKGSKFEHAKNIHELIHDTEAMLGGLSGADYFPSWIGWIIDRVSGVHKEFDRISSELDGLFQQVIDDHLRAGTEVEKDHEDIVDVLLKIVREQTGFGAAQLGHNNIKGVLLNLFLGGIDTSAITMEWAMAELARKPKLMKKAQEEVRRCIGNKGKVTEGDTDELQYLKMVIKETFRLHPPAPMILPRETMSHFKIQGYDVDPKTLVFVNDWAIARDPESWKDPEEFVPERFDGSSIDYKGQHFEFLPFGAGRRICPGMYMGTTTVELGLANLLYWFDWKLPNGMKEEDISMEEATGLALTISKKTVLHLVPVKLSQET